The sequence AGGAAGAGGAACGGCTCGAGACCGAACTGAGAAAGGCCATTGAGTCGGAAGAGTTCGAACGTGCCGCAGAGTTGCGTGACAAGTTGCAGGCGGTTCGTGACAGCATGGCGGCTGGCACCAAGTAGAGGGTAGAAAGTTGGGAACGATGTTTGAGGAAATGGCCAAATCACCGGCCGCCTGGCTCTCGGGCAGGGGGAACGAAGCCTTGGTCGTGCTCTCGACCAGGGTCCGTCTCGCCCGCAACGTGGCCGGTTGCAGGTTCCCCACCACCGCGGACAGCGAAACAAGGAAACGAGTGGTCGGCTACTTCGATTCTACGCTTGCCCGCTCCGAGTTGCTTTCCGGCTCGCAGACGTGCAACGCGAGCGACCTGGACGAACTCGACCGCGATTTCTTGGTGGAACGTCACCTGATCTCGCCGGTGTTTTTCGACGGCGACTCGTCCAAGGCCCTGCTGATCGGGGAGTCGGAGCGGTTGTCTATCATGGTAAACGAAGAGGATCACCTTCGAATCCAGGCTCTTTCGGCGGGCCTTGACCCGGAGGGCGCCTTCGACCTTGCCATCACGTACGAGTCGGAAATCGGCCGGTATATCGAGTTTGACTACGATCCGGATTTCGGTTTCCTCACGGCCTGCCCGACCAATGCCGGTACCGGTATGCGGGCCTCGGTGCTCATTCACCTTCCCGGCCTGGTTCTCACCCGGGAGATCGAGAAGGTGGTTTCGCGCATTACCCGAAGCGGCCTCATCGTGCGCGGCTTCTACGGCGAGGGCTCCGACGTGCTGGGCAACCTGTTCCAGGTTTCCAACCAGAACACGCTGGGCGTGACGGAGCAGGACATTATCGGCCTGATCTCGCGAATCACGCATGAGATTATCGAGGATGAGGCGATGGCGCGGCAGCGTCTCATTGACGAGGCCCAGGACATGATCGAAGATAAGATCTGGCGGGCCTACGGTATTCTCAAGCACGCGCGCGTGCTCACGTCCGACGAGGTTATGAACTTGCTCTCGGCGGTCAGGCTCGGCCATGCCATGAAGATCATTGATTTCCTTGATATCGCCCTGATTAACGAGATTCTGCTGGTGTCACAGCCGGCCCACCTTCAGAAGTATTACGGCCACGAGATGGATCACGGCAAACGCGATTTCGTCAGAGCGCAGATGGTGCGTGAAAAATTCCGGAACACGGAGCAATAGGCGCGTGTTTTGGTTCTTGCAGGAATTGTGCGTCGATATTATATTTTTACAGAGGGAAAAAGGTGATTTGAGATGAATGAGATGTTTACGGAGGCAGCTCGCAAAGCAATCGAATATGCCCGTGATGAGGCCTCGCGTCTGAGGCACGATTATATCGGGACGGAACATCTCCTGCTGGGGCTCATTCGACTCGGTGAGGGCCACGCGGTGGAGATCATCGCCAACCTCGGCCTGGACATCGAGGATCTCAAGGCGTCCATCGAGGAAGTGGTGCAACCCTCCGGCGGCACCATGACGATGGGTCAGCTCCCCCTGACCGCCCGGGCCAAGAAAACGCTCGAGGTCTCCGGGCAGGAGGCCCGCGCCCTGAAGTCCAAGGACATCGATACCGAGCACTTGTTGCTGGCCCTGCTCAAGGACGAGGAGGGGGTTGCCGCTCAGGTCCTTTCCACGTACGAGATCGACTACAAGGAAGCCTATGAAGAGCTGAAGAACATCCAGGGCGGCAAACCGTCAGCCTTCAAGAAAAAGCGCAAGAAGTCCAAGACACCGGCCCTGGATCACTTCGGGCGGGACCTTACGGAACTGGCGCGGCGCGGGAAACTTGATCCCATTATCGGTCGGGAGAACGAGATTGAACGCGTCTGCCAGGTGCTCTCGCGTCGCAAGAAGAACAACCCGGTGCTGATAGGTGAACCGGGCGTCGGCAAGACCGCCATCGCCGAGGGCCTGGCCCAGAAGATCGTCGAAGGAAACGTGCCGCAGACGCTGGAGAACAAGCGCGTAGTTACGCTTGACATGGCCTCGCTGGTGGCCGGGACCAAGTACCGCGGGCAGTTCGAGGAGCGGCTCAAGGCCGTCATGAACGAAATCATCAACGCCGACGACGTGATCATTTTCATTGATGAATTGCACACCATAGTCGGCGCCGGCGGTGCCGAGGGTTCGCTTGACGCCTCGAATATCTTCAAACCGTCGCTGTCCCGAGGGGAGTTGCGCTGCATCGGCGCTACCACCCTCAACGAGTACCGCAAGTATATCGAGAAGGACGGCGCCCTGGAACGGCGCTTCCAGACGGTGATGGTGGAGCCTCCCTCCGAGCAGGATACCATCAACATTCTCATGGGCCTGCGACCCAAGTACGAAGAGCATCACAAGCTGCACATATCGGATGAAGCGATCGAAACGTCGGTGCGACTTTCGAACCGGTACGTCTCCGGGAAATACCAGCCCGACAAGGCGATCGACCTGGTCGACGAAGCGGCCTCCCGGGCGCACCTGTCCACCTACACGCGCCCGGACGAGTTCGCCGAGATAGAGAGCCGGCTGACCGAGTTGCAGGGTCGGAAGGAGCAGGCGGTTAAGAACCAGGCCTTCGAAACGGCTGCCCAGTTGCGTGACGAAATCAAGGCGGAAAAGGAGAAGCTATCGGCGCTTCAGAAGGACTGGGAAGAGCAGCGGGAGAGGGACAAGGTCATCCTGACGGCCGATGACGTCGCCTGCGTTCTGGCGAAGATAACCGGTATTCCGCTGTTCCGGCTCGAGGAGAAGGAATCCCAGCGCCTGCTTCGCATGGAGGACGAGGTTCGCAAGATGATCGTGGGTCAGGATGAAGCCATCAGCCGGCTGGCCAAGGCTATACGTCGAGCCCGCGCCGGGCTTGGCGACCCGCGCCGACCCATCGGCACGTTCCTGTTTCTCGGCCCCACGGGCGTTGGCAAGACCGAGCTGGCGCGGACGCTCGCCACGTTCCTTTTTGACGACGTTGAGTCGCTCATTCGGATCGACATGTCCGAGTACATGGAGAAGTTCGCCGTTTCGCGTCTCATCGGCGCCCCGCCGGGCTACGTCGGGTACGAGGAGGGCGGCCAGTTGACTGAAAAAGTGCGCCGGAAACCGTACTCGGTGGTGCTTCTGGACGAGATCGAAAAGGCACATCCGGACGTGTACAATATTCTGTTGCAGCTGTTTGACGACGGGGCCCTGACGGACTCGTTCGGTCGCAGGGTCGATTTCAAGAATACGGTCGTGATTATGACCTCGAATATCGGCACCAAGCAGTTGCGCGACGGCAAGACGGTCGGCTTTGACGCCGATAAGGTCGACAGTTCGTTCGAAGGTATGAAGAAGAAGATCATGGACGAGGTGCGGAAGATCTTCAACCCGGAACTGCTCAACCGGATCGACGAGACGATCATTTTCAACCATCTGGACAGAGAGCATATCAAGCAGATTATCGCTATACTGGTTGTCGACATTGCCCGGCAACTGGCCGAAAAAGGGATCAGTTTCAGTCTCTCCGACGAGGCCAGGGATTTCCTGGCCGCAAAGGGGTACGATCCTTCGTACGGCGCCCGGCCGCTGAAACGGGCGGTGCGGCGGTACCTGGAGGACCCGCTGGCGGAGGAAATCCTTCGCGGTCAGTATGGCGGGGACTGCGACCTCGTCATCGGTGCGGCCGAGGACAAGCTGGTCTTCACCTTCAATACCTCTTCTCAAGAGAGGGAAAGAGTCGGCTGACCGGCCGCCGGGCGGGGATAACTTGCGAGCGCGCACGGTCGGATCGTCCCGGTCCGACCGCTTGCTTTTGGGGTTCGGCAGGCCCGGCCGGAGAGAACGGGCAAAAGGTGTTGCGAAAAATCCGATATGTATTATACTTGGGGCCCGGCCGGAACCGGCCGGCTGATATGCAGTTTGTGTCAACGTGCTGACGGTAGAGGTTTGATATGGCTCATAAAAAAGGTGTAGGTTCTTCCAAGAATGGCCGCGATTCAAATGCCCAGCGACGGGGCACCAAAGTTTACGGCGGCCAGGCCGTATCGGCCGGTTCAATCATTGTCCGCCAGCTCGGCACGCCCATCAGGCCCGGCCTCAATGTCGGCATGGGCTCGGACTTCACCCTGTTCGCCAAAGTTGACGGCGTCGTGACGTTTGAGCGCGTCGGTCGGAGAGGAAAACGGGTGTCCGTATACCCGGCCGGAGAGGCAGCTCTCCTGGCCAGAGCCTGAGCCGGGCGGTAAATCAAGTTTGCCCGTAAGCGTCGTCGAGCGCGGAATTCGACGGCGTTTTCTTATTGCCTGCCGGACTGAACGCGCACATATTTGACCAGTTCAGGCACATATCCAGGAGAGGTTCCGGCATTGTATATCAAACTGGTTAGATCGATTATCCTGCTTTCGACGTGGACAGCTCTTGGCATCGTCGCGTTTTCACCCGGAAGCAGCGCCCGGGCTCTCGGCGACAGCGCCGGCACGGCCGACCGGCCGGCAGCCGTTGATACGGCAACCGGAGCGGTGACGGCCGAAACGCCGGGAGAGCCGGCCTACCCCCTGTCACCGGAACGGTACGAGAAGCTGGTTTCGTATTCGCGCCTGAATCAGGTCTGGCTTTTTGTCGAGTTTCTTGTCGGCATAGCTACGCTGGCCATAATCCTGGTCAGCGGGTTGTCGGCCAGGTTTCGTGACTGGGCTTCACGGCTTCGGCTCCGCTTCTTCGTGATCTGGGCCTTCCTTGCCCTGGTCCTGGTCGCTGACTACCTGCTGGGCTTTCCCGTACATGTATACCGAAGTTTCTTTGTGGAGAGCGG comes from Acidobacteriota bacterium and encodes:
- the rpmA gene encoding 50S ribosomal protein L27; this encodes MAHKKGVGSSKNGRDSNAQRRGTKVYGGQAVSAGSIIVRQLGTPIRPGLNVGMGSDFTLFAKVDGVVTFERVGRRGKRVSVYPAGEAALLARA
- a CDS encoding protein arginine kinase — its product is MFEEMAKSPAAWLSGRGNEALVVLSTRVRLARNVAGCRFPTTADSETRKRVVGYFDSTLARSELLSGSQTCNASDLDELDRDFLVERHLISPVFFDGDSSKALLIGESERLSIMVNEEDHLRIQALSAGLDPEGAFDLAITYESEIGRYIEFDYDPDFGFLTACPTNAGTGMRASVLIHLPGLVLTREIEKVVSRITRSGLIVRGFYGEGSDVLGNLFQVSNQNTLGVTEQDIIGLISRITHEIIEDEAMARQRLIDEAQDMIEDKIWRAYGILKHARVLTSDEVMNLLSAVRLGHAMKIIDFLDIALINEILLVSQPAHLQKYYGHEMDHGKRDFVRAQMVREKFRNTEQ
- a CDS encoding ATP-dependent Clp protease ATP-binding subunit, whose product is MNEMFTEAARKAIEYARDEASRLRHDYIGTEHLLLGLIRLGEGHAVEIIANLGLDIEDLKASIEEVVQPSGGTMTMGQLPLTARAKKTLEVSGQEARALKSKDIDTEHLLLALLKDEEGVAAQVLSTYEIDYKEAYEELKNIQGGKPSAFKKKRKKSKTPALDHFGRDLTELARRGKLDPIIGRENEIERVCQVLSRRKKNNPVLIGEPGVGKTAIAEGLAQKIVEGNVPQTLENKRVVTLDMASLVAGTKYRGQFEERLKAVMNEIINADDVIIFIDELHTIVGAGGAEGSLDASNIFKPSLSRGELRCIGATTLNEYRKYIEKDGALERRFQTVMVEPPSEQDTINILMGLRPKYEEHHKLHISDEAIETSVRLSNRYVSGKYQPDKAIDLVDEAASRAHLSTYTRPDEFAEIESRLTELQGRKEQAVKNQAFETAAQLRDEIKAEKEKLSALQKDWEEQRERDKVILTADDVACVLAKITGIPLFRLEEKESQRLLRMEDEVRKMIVGQDEAISRLAKAIRRARAGLGDPRRPIGTFLFLGPTGVGKTELARTLATFLFDDVESLIRIDMSEYMEKFAVSRLIGAPPGYVGYEEGGQLTEKVRRKPYSVVLLDEIEKAHPDVYNILLQLFDDGALTDSFGRRVDFKNTVVIMTSNIGTKQLRDGKTVGFDADKVDSSFEGMKKKIMDEVRKIFNPELLNRIDETIIFNHLDREHIKQIIAILVVDIARQLAEKGISFSLSDEARDFLAAKGYDPSYGARPLKRAVRRYLEDPLAEEILRGQYGGDCDLVIGAAEDKLVFTFNTSSQERERVG